The proteins below come from a single Deltaproteobacteria bacterium RIFCSPHIGHO2_02_FULL_44_16 genomic window:
- a CDS encoding ATP synthase F0 subunit C has protein sequence MKRMFTWLGGVVVSMFASSAAFAEEAAAQASSGNMGSALAIAAGFGIGIAAFGGALGQGKAAASALEGIARNPDAAGKIQTPMIIALALIESLVIYALVIAFLLMNKI, from the coding sequence ATGAAACGAATGTTCACGTGGTTAGGGGGAGTTGTGGTATCGATGTTTGCATCAAGTGCAGCTTTTGCTGAAGAAGCAGCAGCTCAAGCAAGCAGCGGAAACATGGGATCAGCATTGGCAATTGCTGCTGGATTTGGCATCGGCATTGCTGCTTTCGGTGGCGCGCTGGGACAAGGCAAAGCAGCAGCAAGCGCCCTTGAAGGCATTGCTCGTAATCCAGATGCTGCTGGAAAAATCCAGACACCGATGATTATCGCATTGGCACTGATCGAATCACTCGTCATCTACGCTCTCGTCATTGCATTCTTATTGATGAACAAAATTTAG
- a CDS encoding ATP synthase F0 subunit A, producing the protein MEHHLHQVTATFVTSVIALLSFIAWQRLRHPEKCLVPQKKLTLSGLFEFMVASLLKLMRDVMGERADRYFPLIGSLFIYLLFSNLLGLIPGFLPPTENVNTNLACALVVFVYYNVVGIKEQGIKNYIKHMAGPIIWLAPLMLAIEIISHLVRPASLSIRLFGNITGDHLVLEIFSNLVPLVVPIIFMLLGIFVSFIQAFVFTLLSMVYIALATEHEAHH; encoded by the coding sequence ATGGAACATCATCTCCATCAAGTGACGGCTACATTTGTCACGAGCGTCATCGCTCTTTTGAGTTTCATTGCCTGGCAACGTCTGCGGCATCCTGAAAAGTGTCTCGTTCCTCAAAAGAAACTGACTCTTTCAGGACTTTTTGAGTTTATGGTTGCATCACTCCTGAAACTGATGCGCGATGTGATGGGAGAGCGAGCTGATCGCTATTTCCCACTGATCGGATCTCTCTTTATCTATCTCCTTTTCTCAAATCTTTTGGGACTTATTCCGGGATTTTTGCCACCAACGGAAAATGTAAATACCAATCTCGCATGTGCCTTGGTAGTTTTTGTTTATTACAATGTGGTTGGCATTAAAGAGCAGGGAATTAAAAATTACATTAAGCATATGGCTGGCCCGATCATCTGGTTAGCGCCTTTGATGCTGGCGATTGAAATTATTAGCCATCTCGTACGACCGGCGTCACTTTCAATTCGTCTGTTTGGAAATATTACTGGAGATCATCTCGTTTTAGAAATCTTTAGTAATCTCGTGCCGCTGGTTGTCCCCATCATTTTTATGCTGCTTGGAATTTTTGTCTCGTTTATTCAGGCCTTTGTCTTTACGCTTTTGTCGATGGTCTATATTGCACTGGCAACTGAGCATGAGGCACATCATTAA
- a CDS encoding glutamate-1-semialdehyde-2,1-aminomutase, which translates to MGYERIFTIMQHTKSKQAYEHAKRFFPGGVNSPVRAFGSVGGTPPFILKAQGSHLWDIDGNEYIDYVGSWGPAILGHAHPNVSAVLTHAVTTGTSFGAPTLLETELAELITQALPSMEMLRFVNSGTEATMSALRLARGVTKRKKILKFEGCYHGHADSLLVKAGSGAATYGESTSAGVPDMLAHETIVCSYNDLERVTTIMTEMGNEIAAIIVEPVVGNMGCVLPASGFLKGLRDLTTKHGTLLIFDEVMTGFRVGFTGAQGKYGITPDLTCLGKIIGGGLPVGAYGGKRQFMEQIAPLGAVYQAGTLSGNPLAMSAGIETLKLLSHPETYTTLEEKTVKLTSEISRVLTQADIAHQISQCGSMWTLFFTKNPVIDFDSASKGNNDRFKRFFHAMLDEGIYLPPSPYEAAFMSLAHTQSDIEKTLEAVQKWISHESK; encoded by the coding sequence ATGGGCTATGAACGTATCTTCACTATTATGCAGCACACAAAATCAAAACAAGCCTATGAACATGCGAAGCGTTTTTTCCCAGGTGGCGTGAACTCTCCTGTTCGCGCTTTTGGATCTGTCGGTGGCACGCCCCCTTTTATTCTCAAAGCACAAGGTTCGCATCTTTGGGATATCGATGGAAATGAATATATCGATTACGTGGGATCGTGGGGTCCTGCGATTTTAGGACACGCGCATCCCAATGTCAGCGCCGTGCTCACGCATGCAGTGACAACAGGAACGAGTTTCGGTGCGCCAACGCTTCTGGAAACAGAACTTGCCGAACTGATCACACAAGCGCTCCCTTCGATGGAGATGCTTCGTTTTGTCAACTCTGGAACCGAAGCGACGATGAGCGCCCTTCGACTTGCGCGCGGTGTCACAAAACGAAAGAAGATTTTGAAATTCGAAGGATGCTATCACGGTCACGCGGATAGTTTGCTCGTGAAAGCGGGCTCTGGAGCTGCAACTTATGGTGAGTCGACATCCGCTGGTGTGCCGGATATGCTCGCTCATGAAACGATTGTCTGCAGTTATAATGATCTCGAACGCGTCACAACCATCATGACGGAGATGGGAAATGAAATTGCCGCGATCATTGTTGAACCTGTGGTCGGAAATATGGGCTGCGTTCTTCCAGCATCGGGATTTCTAAAAGGGCTGCGCGATCTCACGACGAAACACGGCACGCTTCTTATCTTCGATGAAGTCATGACCGGTTTTCGTGTGGGGTTCACGGGAGCGCAAGGAAAATATGGGATCACTCCTGATCTGACGTGCCTTGGCAAAATTATCGGAGGCGGACTTCCTGTGGGTGCTTATGGGGGGAAGCGTCAATTCATGGAACAGATAGCCCCGCTAGGGGCTGTCTATCAAGCAGGGACACTTTCGGGAAATCCACTTGCCATGAGTGCTGGCATTGAAACGTTAAAACTTTTGTCGCATCCAGAAACCTATACAACACTTGAAGAGAAAACAGTGAAGCTGACTTCTGAAATCAGCCGTGTCCTGACACAAGCTGACATTGCACATCAGATCAGTCAGTGTGGATCGATGTGGACCCTCTTTTTTACAAAAAATCCTGTGATTGATTTTGATTCCGCATCAAAGGGAAACAATGATCGCTTCAAACGTTTTTTTCATGCCATGCTTGATGAAGGCATTTATCTTCCTCCTTCACCTTATGAAGCAGCGTTTATGTCGCTTGCTCATACGCAAAGTGATATTGAGAAAACATTAGAAGCTGTACAAAAGTGGATTTCGCATGAATCAAAATAG